The Eubacteriaceae bacterium Marseille-Q4139 genome has a window encoding:
- a CDS encoding aminoglycoside phosphotransferase family protein has product MEEIKGLKEYVAWEPYRKALGLPGEVTEQYRLLAQGEYNRNYLFTHPVTGKKLLLRVNCGSQMHLENQIQYEYDTLKLLENSGRTPRAYYADGSLKKLPHGVLVMEFLPGHELNYRTELSFAAGCLADIHSVPVGDDTHLLRPEDPLRAVLEECEAMVKVYMDAPGEDAKKKDMLRRLLDMGWERLLKSGKKADYACCINTELNSTNFLIGGEQGGNFLIDWEKPLYGEPAQDLGHFLAPTTTFWKTDVILGEEETAEFIRQYEKQVSGRFDTEGIRERTYTYIPITCLRGVTWCAMAWVEYQRPDRLLFNQSTFEKLKAYLSWDFLNYVEGVLKRA; this is encoded by the coding sequence AACAGTACAGGCTCTTGGCCCAGGGGGAATATAACCGAAACTACCTGTTCACCCATCCGGTGACAGGAAAAAAGCTGCTCCTTCGCGTCAACTGCGGGAGCCAGATGCACCTGGAAAACCAGATTCAGTACGAGTACGACACCTTAAAGCTTCTGGAGAACTCCGGCCGCACGCCGCGGGCGTACTATGCGGACGGGAGTCTGAAGAAGCTGCCCCACGGCGTCCTGGTGATGGAATTTCTGCCGGGACATGAATTAAATTACCGGACGGAACTGTCTTTTGCTGCCGGCTGCCTGGCGGACATCCACAGCGTCCCGGTGGGGGATGACACCCACCTGCTGCGGCCGGAGGATCCTCTTAGGGCCGTCCTTGAGGAGTGCGAGGCCATGGTAAAGGTCTACATGGACGCGCCGGGAGAAGATGCGAAGAAAAAGGACATGCTGCGCCGCCTCTTAGACATGGGATGGGAGCGGCTTTTAAAAAGCGGAAAAAAGGCAGACTATGCCTGCTGCATCAACACGGAGCTCAATTCCACCAACTTCCTGATAGGCGGGGAGCAGGGCGGAAACTTTCTGATCGACTGGGAAAAGCCCCTGTACGGCGAACCGGCCCAGGACCTTGGGCATTTCCTGGCGCCAACCACCACCTTCTGGAAGACCGACGTGATCCTTGGCGAGGAGGAGACCGCCGAATTCATCCGTCAGTACGAAAAGCAGGTTTCCGGCCGCTTTGACACGGAAGGGATCCGGGAACGGACGTACACGTATATTCCCATCACCTGCCTGCGGGGTGTGACCTGGTGTGCCATGGCCTGGGTGGAATACCAGAGGCCGGATAGGCTCTTATTCAATCAGTCCACCTTTGAAAAGTTAAAGGCATATCTGTCCTGGGACTTTTTAAATTATGTGGAAGGCGTCCTGAAGCGGGCTTAA
- a CDS encoding TVP38/TMEM64 family protein: protein MEKKQKNWLGKGIVIACIAAAVFSYLFIPSVKALCGQIAAMFATGDFTVVREFVASYGSYAAAVSFALMIFQSVAAPLPAFLITFANANLFGWWQGAILSWTSAMAGAAVCFFIARVLGRDAAEKLTSKAGLEQIDGFFDKYGRNTILICRLLPFVSFDIVSYAAGLTSMSFWSFFVATGIGQLPATIVYSYVGGMLTGGAKLFVTGLMILFALSALIVMLRKIYMERQGGKKK, encoded by the coding sequence ATGGAAAAGAAACAGAAAAACTGGCTCGGGAAAGGGATTGTGATTGCCTGCATTGCTGCGGCAGTTTTCAGCTATCTCTTTATCCCGTCCGTAAAAGCACTCTGCGGACAGATCGCAGCGATGTTTGCCACCGGGGATTTCACCGTCGTCAGGGAGTTTGTGGCTTCCTACGGGAGCTATGCGGCCGCCGTTTCCTTTGCACTGATGATTTTTCAGTCCGTAGCGGCGCCCCTGCCTGCCTTTTTAATCACCTTTGCAAACGCCAATCTCTTTGGCTGGTGGCAGGGCGCAATCCTTTCCTGGACGAGCGCCATGGCGGGAGCCGCCGTCTGCTTTTTTATCGCCAGAGTACTGGGGCGCGACGCGGCGGAAAAGCTCACCAGCAAGGCCGGACTGGAACAGATCGACGGCTTTTTTGACAAATACGGGAGAAATACGATTTTAATCTGCCGCCTTCTGCCGTTCGTGTCCTTTGACATCGTAAGCTACGCGGCAGGGCTCACGTCCATGTCCTTCTGGTCCTTCTTCGTGGCCACGGGCATCGGCCAGCTTCCGGCTACCATCGTCTACTCCTATGTGGGCGGCATGCTGACCGGCGGCGCAAAGCTTTTTGTGACAGGGCTCATGATCCTGTTTGCCTTATCGGCACTCATCGTCATGCTTAGAAAAATTTATATGGAAAGGCAGGGAGGAAAAAAGAAATGA
- a CDS encoding arsenosugar biosynthesis-associated peroxidase-like protein yields MNTYYNPEDLAKFGTIGEESPKLAEKFFDYYGSVFAEGELTAREKSLIALAVAHAVQCPYCIDSYTNDCLNKGVSPEQMMEAVHVAAAIRGGATLVHGVQMKNIIEKLEF; encoded by the coding sequence ATGAATACCTACTACAACCCGGAGGATCTTGCAAAGTTCGGAACCATCGGAGAGGAATCCCCGAAGCTTGCGGAAAAATTTTTTGATTACTACGGCTCCGTCTTTGCGGAAGGCGAGCTGACAGCCAGGGAAAAATCCCTGATTGCCCTGGCCGTGGCCCACGCGGTGCAGTGCCCCTACTGCATCGACTCCTACACCAACGACTGCCTGAACAAGGGCGTGAGCCCCGAGCAGATGATGGAGGCAGTCCACGTGGCAGCGGCCATCCGCGGCGGCGCGACGCTGGTTCACGGAGTACAGATGAAAAATATCATTGAGAAGCTGGAGTTTTAA
- the arsS gene encoding arsenosugar biosynthesis radical SAM protein ArsS (Some members of this family are selenoproteins.), which translates to MKESLVKLNALEGLSPFESRVDEPFQYTEKTLDVLQVNVGRLCNLACKHCHVEAGPNRTEIMGREVMEACLAVCKEQKVKTIDITGGAPEMNPDFRWFVEEASKICGHVIVRSNLVILEEEGYRHLPQFFKDHGVEVVCSLPYYKAKEMDRVRGDGSFDAAIRVIKILNGLGYGKEEGLVLNMVYNPAGAFFPPEQAAMEREYKTRLMADYGIVFNQLFTITNNPTGRFYGFLERSGNLNGYMQKLSGAFNGGTLGGLMCRFQLSVGYDGSLYDCDFNQAAELPVSTGETIFDLVGKPYAPRKICFGNHCYGCTAGQGSSCGGAVE; encoded by the coding sequence ATGAAAGAATCCCTTGTAAAATTAAACGCACTGGAAGGGCTTTCTCCTTTTGAAAGCCGCGTGGACGAGCCGTTTCAATATACGGAAAAGACGCTGGATGTGCTCCAAGTCAATGTGGGGCGCCTTTGCAACCTGGCCTGCAAGCACTGCCATGTGGAGGCTGGGCCGAACCGCACGGAAATCATGGGAAGAGAGGTTATGGAGGCCTGCCTTGCCGTCTGCAAAGAACAGAAGGTAAAGACCATCGACATCACAGGCGGCGCGCCGGAGATGAACCCGGACTTCCGGTGGTTTGTGGAAGAAGCCTCCAAAATCTGCGGCCATGTGATCGTAAGGAGCAACCTGGTGATTTTAGAGGAAGAGGGGTACCGCCATCTGCCGCAGTTTTTTAAGGATCACGGCGTCGAGGTGGTCTGTTCCCTGCCATACTACAAGGCAAAGGAGATGGACCGGGTGCGCGGCGACGGAAGCTTCGATGCGGCCATCCGTGTGATCAAAATCCTGAACGGGCTTGGCTACGGCAAGGAAGAAGGGCTGGTGCTCAACATGGTTTATAACCCGGCAGGCGCGTTCTTCCCGCCGGAACAGGCGGCCATGGAGCGGGAATATAAGACGCGGCTCATGGCAGATTACGGCATCGTTTTCAACCAGCTTTTCACGATCACCAACAACCCCACCGGCCGGTTTTACGGCTTCTTGGAAAGGAGCGGGAACCTGAACGGCTACATGCAGAAGCTAAGCGGCGCCTTTAACGGCGGAACCTTAGGCGGGCTCATGTGCCGGTTCCAGCTTTCCGTGGGCTATGACGGGAGCCTTTATGACTGTGATTTCAACCAGGCGGCAGAGCTTCCGGTTTCCACCGGCGAGACGATTTTTGATCTGGTCGGAAAGCCATATGCGCCGAGAAAAATCTGTTTCGGAAATCACTGCTACGGCTGTACGGCCGGACAGGGCTCAAGCTGCGGCGGCGCGGTGGAATAG
- a CDS encoding rhodanese-like domain-containing protein, with translation MKKNIAALGFALTLSMAVLAGCGQDAAETTAAAAPAETTAETTAAAADTTAAETEAAAEAETTTAAAAEGEYQFVTPAEAVAAAKDGSAHVLDVRAWEDYAGGRVADSIWCPIFPLDDDSLVEPMTAFAEANLNDGEEIYIICMSGQKGAQKATGVLQEAGIDASLIYTVEGGAKALNSEKSMTTNRTEENIDWQYVSGTDAVAAVGNADIQILDVRDDATYAEGHLEGSLQVGLKEIEDPAAQTAMYELATTELDKEKPVYILCYSGKNCAKTAISVMKDAGFDTNNLFIIEDGAKNADVQAAFVK, from the coding sequence ATGAAAAAGAACATAGCAGCATTGGGATTTGCACTGACCTTATCCATGGCAGTGCTTGCAGGATGCGGACAGGACGCAGCCGAGACAACCGCAGCAGCGGCTCCGGCCGAGACCACAGCAGAAACCACAGCGGCAGCAGCAGATACAACTGCGGCTGAAACAGAAGCAGCAGCCGAGGCAGAAACGACGACAGCGGCAGCAGCCGAAGGAGAGTACCAGTTCGTAACGCCGGCCGAGGCCGTTGCAGCAGCAAAGGACGGCAGCGCGCATGTGCTGGACGTAAGAGCATGGGAAGACTATGCAGGCGGCAGAGTAGCAGATTCCATCTGGTGCCCGATTTTCCCGCTTGACGACGATTCTCTCGTTGAGCCTATGACAGCATTTGCTGAGGCCAACTTAAACGACGGCGAAGAGATCTACATCATCTGCATGAGCGGCCAGAAAGGTGCCCAGAAGGCCACCGGCGTTCTCCAGGAGGCAGGCATCGACGCATCCCTGATCTACACCGTAGAGGGCGGCGCAAAGGCTCTGAACTCTGAGAAATCCATGACAACCAACCGTACGGAAGAGAACATCGACTGGCAGTATGTGTCCGGCACAGATGCAGTCGCAGCAGTCGGAAACGCTGACATCCAGATCCTGGACGTGCGTGACGACGCTACTTATGCAGAAGGCCATTTAGAGGGTTCCCTTCAGGTAGGCTTAAAAGAAATCGAAGACCCGGCTGCCCAGACAGCCATGTACGAGCTTGCCACCACAGAATTAGACAAAGAGAAACCTGTCTACATCCTGTGTTACAGCGGCAAGAACTGCGCGAAGACAGCAATCTCCGTCATGAAAGACGCAGGCTTTGACACCAACAACCTCTTCATCATCGAGGACGGTGCAAAGAATGCCGACGTTCAGGCAGCATTCGTAAAATAA
- a CDS encoding Asp23/Gls24 family envelope stress response protein, translated as MTPEEERSNHKVYEKEKIGEVRIADEVVAIIAGLAATEVEGVDSMAGNITNELVGKLGMKNLSKGVKVDVTEEHVSVVLSLNLKYGYSIPAVCETVQEKVKNAIENMTGLTVLEVNIKIAGVSLEDKKEMA; from the coding sequence GTGACACCGGAAGAAGAGAGAAGCAATCATAAAGTATATGAAAAAGAAAAAATCGGCGAAGTTCGGATTGCCGATGAGGTCGTAGCAATTATTGCCGGCCTGGCGGCAACCGAAGTGGAAGGCGTCGATTCCATGGCCGGCAACATCACCAACGAGCTCGTCGGAAAACTGGGCATGAAAAACCTTTCCAAGGGCGTCAAAGTTGACGTAACAGAAGAGCACGTCTCCGTCGTCCTGTCGTTAAACTTAAAATACGGTTACAGCATCCCGGCCGTATGTGAGACCGTACAGGAAAAAGTCAAGAACGCCATAGAAAACATGACCGGTCTGACCGTTTTGGAGGTCAACATAAAAATTGCCGGCGTAAGCCTGGAAGATAAAAAAGAAATGGCATAA
- a CDS encoding nitroreductase family protein, whose translation MKEIEERRSIRHYKEKEVEPELIEKLLESARLAPSGSNTQPWNFIIVRNRDTIEKLAYVTHKQKWLAEVPMLLVCVADTKSRFHDGVFRPVDDYSELPELKMMIRDSAIAMEHISLEAVTLGLGTCWACWFEQKDIRPILHVPEDCYVVGLIAVGYPDEAPEPRPRKAMADMVRTEMWDQAQ comes from the coding sequence ATGAAAGAAATCGAAGAACGCCGCAGCATCCGGCATTATAAAGAAAAAGAAGTGGAACCGGAGCTCATAGAAAAGCTTTTGGAGAGCGCCAGGCTTGCCCCGTCCGGGAGCAACACCCAGCCCTGGAATTTTATCATCGTAAGAAACCGCGACACCATCGAAAAATTAGCTTATGTCACCCACAAACAGAAATGGCTTGCCGAAGTCCCCATGCTGCTCGTCTGCGTGGCCGACACAAAAAGCCGGTTCCACGACGGAGTTTTCCGCCCGGTGGACGACTATTCGGAGCTTCCGGAACTGAAAATGATGATCCGCGACAGCGCCATCGCCATGGAGCACATCTCCTTAGAGGCCGTGACCCTGGGCCTTGGCACATGCTGGGCCTGCTGGTTCGAGCAGAAAGACATCCGCCCCATTCTCCATGTGCCGGAGGACTGCTATGTGGTGGGGCTCATCGCCGTCGGCTACCCTGATGAGGCGCCGGAGCCCAGGCCGAGAAAGGCCATGGCAGACATGGTGCGGACGGAAATGTGGGATCAGGCCCAATAG
- the nusB gene encoding transcription antitermination factor NusB, whose protein sequence is MTRRELREHCFKMLFCTDFYPAEEKEEQLESYFDAPDEVLTNQDGSDEVVHKVELGEEDRKYLEERVEKIVARIPELDRQINEVTEGWSTRRIGRVELAILRLAVYEIKEDESIPEKVAINEAVELAKKYGGNESSSFVNGILAKFAKKQP, encoded by the coding sequence ATGACCAGAAGGGAATTACGGGAGCATTGCTTTAAAATGCTGTTCTGCACGGATTTTTACCCGGCAGAGGAGAAGGAAGAGCAGTTGGAGAGCTATTTTGACGCGCCGGACGAGGTGCTTACGAACCAGGACGGCTCCGATGAGGTTGTGCACAAGGTGGAGCTTGGCGAAGAGGACAGAAAGTACCTGGAGGAGCGGGTGGAGAAAATCGTGGCCCGGATCCCGGAACTGGACAGGCAGATCAACGAGGTGACAGAGGGCTGGAGCACCAGGCGCATCGGCCGGGTGGAGCTTGCGATCCTGCGGCTGGCCGTCTATGAGATAAAAGAGGACGAATCCATCCCGGAGAAGGTGGCCATCAACGAGGCCGTGGAGCTTGCAAAAAAATACGGCGGAAACGAATCTTCGTCCTTTGTAAACGGGATCCTTGCGAAATTTGCGAAGAAACAGCCATGA
- the xseA gene encoding exodeoxyribonuclease VII large subunit — translation MTGVYSVSQVNSYIKNMFTQDFLLRRISVKGEVSNCKYHTSGHIYFTLKDGGGTLSAVMFAGQRRGLSFRLAEGQQVVVKGNVDVYERDGKYQLYAAEIELAGRGDLFLRFEKLRNELEEMGMFAAEYKQDIPRYATKIGIVTAPTGAAVRDIINISKRRNPYVQLVLYPALVQGAEAKYSIAKGIETLDAMGLDVLIVGRGGGSIEDLWAFNEEMVARAIFACRTPVISAVGHETDVTIADYVADLRAPTPSAAAELAVFDYEQFEADLRARKRKLVREMRYRIDRMRDYLKHDRLQIEVWHPRHQIQEKRLLLAEMEESLERGIYGRIERDKNRLAIMSGKLWGLSPLKKLSLGCGFLTGPDGRRLESVSQVKPGDLFAARLMDGRIIAEVKETEEEKVGKQESGD, via the coding sequence ATGACAGGAGTCTATTCGGTTTCGCAGGTCAACTCTTATATCAAAAATATGTTTACCCAGGACTTCCTTCTTCGCCGGATTTCGGTAAAGGGGGAAGTTTCCAACTGCAAATATCACACGTCCGGCCACATCTATTTTACCTTAAAGGACGGAGGCGGCACCTTGTCGGCCGTGATGTTTGCAGGCCAGAGACGAGGCCTCTCCTTCCGTCTCGCGGAAGGCCAGCAGGTAGTTGTAAAGGGAAACGTGGACGTCTATGAGCGTGACGGGAAGTACCAGCTTTACGCGGCGGAAATCGAGCTTGCCGGCCGCGGCGATCTGTTTTTGCGGTTTGAAAAGCTGCGAAACGAGTTGGAGGAAATGGGGATGTTTGCGGCAGAATATAAGCAGGACATTCCCAGGTACGCCACGAAAATCGGCATCGTCACAGCGCCCACCGGCGCTGCCGTCCGGGATATCATAAACATCAGCAAAAGGCGGAACCCTTACGTCCAGCTTGTGCTGTACCCGGCGCTTGTCCAGGGGGCGGAGGCGAAATACAGCATCGCAAAGGGCATCGAAACCCTGGATGCCATGGGGCTTGACGTCCTGATTGTGGGCCGCGGCGGCGGTTCCATCGAGGATCTCTGGGCTTTTAATGAAGAGATGGTGGCAAGGGCGATTTTTGCATGCAGGACGCCGGTGATCTCGGCCGTCGGCCATGAGACAGATGTCACCATCGCCGACTATGTGGCTGACCTTCGCGCGCCGACGCCGTCGGCCGCGGCGGAGTTAGCCGTCTTCGACTATGAGCAGTTTGAGGCAGATCTTCGCGCCAGGAAGCGAAAACTTGTCCGGGAAATGCGCTACCGCATTGACAGGATGCGGGATTATTTAAAACATGACCGGCTTCAGATCGAGGTCTGGCACCCGCGCCACCAGATTCAGGAAAAGCGGCTCCTTTTGGCGGAGATGGAAGAATCCCTGGAACGCGGGATCTATGGGCGTATCGAGCGGGATAAAAACAGGCTGGCCATCATGAGCGGAAAGCTCTGGGGACTTTCGCCCCTTAAGAAATTAAGCCTCGGCTGCGGCTTTTTAACGGGGCCGGACGGGAGGCGCCTGGAGTCCGTAAGCCAGGTGAAGCCCGGCGATTTGTTTGCCGCAAGGCTTATGGACGGGCGGATTATCGCGGAGGTAAAGGAAACGGAGGAAGAGAAGGTTGGAAAACAGGAATCCGGAGACTGA
- the xseB gene encoding exodeoxyribonuclease VII small subunit has translation MSVEETFEALDALIDKLERGEGSLEDAFKNYEQGMKLVKSCNDKIDAIEKQVMVLSGDKTEEEEDVVYF, from the coding sequence ATGAGCGTGGAGGAGACCTTTGAGGCGCTGGATGCATTGATCGATAAGCTGGAGCGCGGCGAGGGCTCTTTGGAGGACGCCTTTAAGAACTATGAACAGGGAATGAAGCTCGTGAAGAGCTGCAATGATAAAATTGATGCCATTGAAAAACAGGTTATGGTTTTAAGCGGAGACAAGACGGAGGAAGAAGAGGATGTCGTCTACTTTTAA
- a CDS encoding polyprenyl synthetase family protein, with protein sequence MSSTFKEEMEQAVRETEAAVYKYLPAEEGPQKTIFEAMNYSMKAGGKRIRPLLMRETYRMFGGEGEAIEPLMAAIEMIHTSSLIHDDLPCMDNDELRRGKPTTWKAYGYDMAVLAGDALMIYAFETAAKAWELGGKPERILAAMKILAEKTGIYGMIGGQTVDVEMTGKDIPADRLDFIYRLKTGALLEASMMIGAVMAGADEMQVQKTEQIAANVGLAFQIQDDILDVTSSQEVLGKPVFSDEKNSKTTYVTLEGLEKARADVKRISEEAMEMISGFPGENRFLKDLITMLMSREK encoded by the coding sequence ATGTCGTCTACTTTTAAGGAAGAAATGGAGCAGGCCGTCCGGGAGACGGAGGCGGCGGTTTATAAATATCTTCCGGCCGAGGAAGGGCCGCAGAAAACAATCTTTGAAGCCATGAATTACAGCATGAAGGCAGGCGGGAAACGGATCCGGCCGCTCCTCATGCGGGAGACGTACCGGATGTTCGGCGGAGAGGGGGAGGCGATTGAGCCGCTCATGGCGGCCATCGAGATGATCCACACCTCGTCCTTAATCCACGACGACCTGCCGTGCATGGACAACGACGAGCTGCGGCGCGGGAAGCCGACCACCTGGAAGGCCTATGGCTATGATATGGCGGTGCTGGCCGGCGACGCGCTTATGATTTACGCCTTTGAGACGGCCGCTAAGGCATGGGAGCTGGGCGGAAAGCCGGAGCGGATCCTTGCGGCTATGAAAATCCTGGCGGAAAAGACCGGGATTTACGGCATGATCGGCGGTCAGACCGTGGACGTGGAGATGACGGGAAAAGATATCCCTGCCGACCGGCTGGATTTCATCTACCGGTTAAAGACCGGGGCGCTTTTGGAGGCGTCCATGATGATCGGAGCCGTCATGGCAGGCGCGGATGAAATGCAGGTACAAAAGACGGAGCAGATTGCGGCCAATGTGGGGCTGGCGTTCCAGATCCAGGACGATATCCTGGACGTCACCAGCAGCCAGGAGGTGCTGGGAAAGCCTGTGTTCAGCGACGAAAAAAACAGCAAAACGACCTACGTGACCCTGGAGGGGCTTGAGAAAGCCAGGGCAGATGTGAAACGAATTTCGGAGGAGGCCATGGAAATGATTTCGGGCTTTCCCGGAGAGAACCGGTTCTTAAAGGATCTGATTACGATGTTGATGAGCCGGGAGAAGTAA
- the dxs gene encoding 1-deoxy-D-xylulose-5-phosphate synthase → MLLEKIERSSDIKNLREEDYPLLAQEIRQFLLEKISHTGGHLASNLGVVELTMALHLAFNLPTDKIIWDVGHQAYTHKLLSGRRDGFDELRQFGGMSGFPKRKESPYDAFDTGHSSTSISAGLGIAQAREILGDDYAVISVIGDGALTGGMAYEALNNAAQMKKNFIIVLNDNEMSISENVGGMSKYLSSVRTKESYADLKKGVDKALSSIPLVGKSLSYGLYLAKNGIKQFLVPGMLFEDMGITYLGPVDGHNVKEMVQTFKEARRVRHAVLVHVITKKGKGYAPAEKNPSRFHGVEPFDIATGKPLKEKVYPSYTDVFSKKICELAEKNKNVVALTAAMPDGTGLSRFAKKFPERFFDVGIAEAHAVTAAAGMASAGLKPVVAVYSSFLQRGYDQVLHDVCIQELPVFFCIDRAGLVGSDGETHQGIFDVSFLSLVPGMSIMAPKNLWELENMLEFGVGFDGPLAVRYPRGQAYRGLKEFAAPIEYGKAEMLYEESGTALFALGSMVSTGEHVREKLKARGHACTLVNARFVKPLDTDMLDYLCKTHELIVTMEENVLRGGMGMCATRYIHEHYPHVRVLQVALPDAYVEHGNVSLLREMLGIDSDSVIKKIEQEYLSMAGEDGR, encoded by the coding sequence ATGCTGCTGGAGAAAATAGAGCGGTCATCGGACATCAAAAATCTGAGGGAAGAGGACTACCCTCTTTTAGCGCAGGAAATCCGCCAGTTTTTATTAGAAAAAATCAGCCATACCGGCGGCCATCTGGCCTCGAACCTGGGCGTTGTGGAGCTTACCATGGCGCTCCATCTGGCCTTTAACCTCCCGACGGATAAGATTATCTGGGACGTGGGGCACCAGGCCTATACCCACAAGCTTTTAAGCGGCAGGCGGGATGGCTTTGACGAGCTGCGCCAGTTCGGCGGCATGAGCGGCTTCCCGAAGCGGAAGGAAAGCCCTTACGATGCCTTCGACACGGGCCACAGCTCCACGTCTATCTCGGCCGGCCTCGGCATCGCCCAGGCCAGGGAGATCTTAGGCGACGATTATGCCGTGATTTCCGTCATCGGCGACGGGGCGCTGACCGGAGGCATGGCTTACGAGGCCTTAAACAATGCGGCCCAGATGAAGAAAAATTTTATCATCGTCTTAAACGACAACGAGATGTCCATCTCGGAAAACGTCGGAGGGATGTCGAAATATTTAAGCAGCGTCCGGACGAAGGAGAGCTATGCCGACTTAAAAAAAGGCGTGGACAAGGCGCTTTCTTCGATTCCGCTTGTGGGGAAAAGCCTGTCCTACGGGCTGTATCTTGCAAAAAACGGGATTAAGCAGTTTCTGGTGCCCGGCATGCTGTTTGAGGACATGGGAATCACCTACTTAGGGCCGGTGGACGGCCATAACGTGAAAGAGATGGTGCAGACCTTTAAGGAGGCCAGGCGCGTCCGCCATGCCGTCCTTGTCCATGTCATCACGAAAAAGGGAAAGGGCTATGCCCCTGCGGAAAAGAACCCGTCCAGGTTTCACGGCGTGGAGCCCTTTGACATTGCGACGGGGAAGCCGCTTAAAGAAAAGGTTTACCCGAGCTACACGGATGTGTTTTCCAAAAAAATCTGTGAGCTTGCGGAGAAAAATAAAAATGTTGTGGCGCTGACGGCGGCCATGCCGGACGGAACCGGGCTTTCCCGGTTTGCGAAGAAGTTCCCGGAGCGGTTCTTCGACGTGGGAATCGCTGAGGCCCATGCAGTCACAGCAGCGGCAGGCATGGCGTCTGCCGGCTTAAAGCCGGTGGTGGCCGTGTATTCGTCGTTCCTCCAGAGGGGGTACGACCAGGTGCTTCATGACGTCTGCATCCAGGAGCTGCCGGTGTTTTTCTGCATCGACCGGGCCGGTCTCGTGGGAAGCGACGGCGAGACCCATCAGGGGATTTTCGACGTTTCCTTTTTAAGCCTGGTGCCCGGCATGAGCATCATGGCGCCGAAAAACCTCTGGGAATTGGAAAACATGCTGGAATTCGGCGTGGGCTTTGACGGGCCGCTGGCCGTCCGCTACCCGAGAGGGCAGGCGTACCGCGGCCTTAAGGAATTTGCAGCGCCCATCGAATACGGGAAAGCGGAGATGCTCTATGAGGAGAGCGGGACGGCGCTTTTCGCCCTCGGGAGCATGGTGAGCACGGGAGAACATGTGCGGGAGAAATTAAAGGCCAGGGGCCATGCCTGCACCCTTGTAAACGCCAGATTTGTAAAACCTCTGGACACGGATATGCTGGATTACCTCTGCAAGACCCACGAGCTCATCGTCACCATGGAGGAAAACGTCCTGCGGGGCGGTATGGGCATGTGCGCCACCAGATATATCCACGAGCATTACCCCCACGTCCGCGTCCTTCAGGTGGCGCTTCCCGACGCCTACGTGGAGCACGGAAACGTCTCGCTTCTTCGGGAGATGCTTGGGATCGACAGCGATTCTGTAATTAAGAAAATCGAACAGGAGTACCTTTCCATGGCGGGAGAGGACGGCAGATAA